From a region of the Helianthus annuus cultivar XRQ/B chromosome 5, HanXRQr2.0-SUNRISE, whole genome shotgun sequence genome:
- the LOC110922831 gene encoding tropinone reductase homolog At5g06060, producing MFWFMNIYIPHTHMVRSVELMTMSTSREQRWSLKGMTALVTGGTKGIGYAIVEELAGFGAAVHTCSRNQKEINERLEEWKGKGYEVTASVCDLSLKENREELIKVVSSVFSGRLNILINNAASTLLKDATQHTLEDYASIMRTNVESPYHLTQLAHPLLKASGNASIVFISSVAGVTALPSISVYAASKAAINQLTKNLACEWAKDNIRTNTVAPWGVKTTIQSLEKVDDKIIEAYGALMARTPLRPIAEPDEISPLVAFLCLPGASFISGQVIVVDAGYTAGGFKQP from the exons ATGTTTTGgtttatgaatatatatataccCCACACACACATGGTGAGGTCGGTAGAATTAATGACCATGTCGACTAGCCGAGAACAACGGTGGTCTCTCAAGGGAATGACCGCCCTTGTCACCGGTGGCACCAAAGGCATCGG TTATGCAATAGTGGAGGAACTAGCCGGATTCGGTGCAGCCGTGCATACTTGTTCCAGAAACCAAAAGGAGATCAATGAACGATTGGAAGAATGGAAAGGCAAAGGGTATGAAGTAACCGCGTCCGTCTGTGATTTGTCTTTGAAAGAAAATAGAGAGGAGCTCATCAAGGTCGTCTCATCGGTTTTTAGTGGCAGACTTAATATCCTT ATAAACAATGCTGCATCGACGTTACTCAAGGATGCAACACAACATACACTCGAGGATTACGCATCTATAATGAGGACCAATGTTGAATCACCCTACCACTTGACTCAACTCGCACACCCGTTGCTCAAAGCATCAGGCAACGCTAGCATCGTTTTTATCTCTTCGGTTGCTGGTGTCACGGCTCTTCCTTCTATATCTGTATATGCAGCATCTAAAG CTGCAATCAATCAGTTGACCAAGAACTTGGCTTGTGAGTGGGCCAAAGACAATATTCGCACCAATACCGTTGCCCCATGGGGTGTCAAAACTACTATTCAGAGTCTC GAGAAGGTTGATGACAAAATTATTGAAGCGTATGGCGCGTTGATGGCCCGCACTCCACTTCGACCAATAGCAGAACCTGATGAAATATCGCCATTGGTTGCATTTCTTTGCCTCCCAGGAGCATCCTTTATTTCTGGACAGGTTATTGTTGTGGATGCCGGATACACAGCTGGTGGTTTCAAACAACCTTGA